In Eublepharis macularius isolate TG4126 chromosome 4, MPM_Emac_v1.0, whole genome shotgun sequence, the following are encoded in one genomic region:
- the LOC129328426 gene encoding trafficking protein particle complex subunit 5-like produces MDARFTRGKSAILERSLTRPKTDVSLSAFSLLFSEIVQYCQNRVYSVSELQNKLSELGQQVGARILDVLVMREKNGKRETKVINILLFIKVTVWKALFGKEADKLEQANDDDKTYYIIEKEPLINTYISVPKENSTLNCASFTAGIVEAMLTCSGFPAKVTAHWHKGTTLMIKFDESVIARDKALDGR; encoded by the coding sequence ATGGATGCACGCTTTACTCGTGGGAAGTCGGCTATCCTTGAGCGATCACTAACCCGACCAAAGACAGATGTCAGTCTCAGTGCCTTTTCACTGCTCTTCTCTGAGATTGTACAGTACTGCCAGAACCGGGTATACTCTGTCTCAGAGCTTCAGAACAAGCTTTCTGAACTTGGACAGCAGGTGGGAGCCCGCATCCTGGATGTTCTGGTGATGCGGGAGAAAAATGGTAAGCGAGAAACAAAAGTCATCAACATCCTGCTCTTCATCAAGGTGACTGTGTGGAAGGCACTCTTTGGGAAGGAGGCTGATAAGCTGGAGCAAGCCAATGACGATGACAAGACCTACTACATCATTGAAAAGGAGCCCCTCATCAACACATACATTTCTGTGCCCAAGGAGAATAGCACTCTCAACTGTGCCTCCTTCACAGCAGGCATCGTGGAGGCCATGCTCACCTGCAGTGGCTTCCCTGCTAAGGTCACAGCCCACTGGCACAAGGGCACCACCCTCATGATCAAATTTGATGAGTCTGTTATAGCGCGTGACAAAGCTCTGGATGGCCGCTGA